TTGGGCAGACGCTGCCAAATATCAACCGCCCGATTGTCAGGGTGGGTGGTAACATTTCGGAAAATCGCACATTTTTTAGAGATACAGTCTACCTCATTGTAGGCTTTACGACTATTCCAGCAAACGTAACACTAACCATTCAGCCCGGCACAATTCTGCTCTCTGACTTTGAGTCAAAGGGTACACTGATTACGGAGCGTGGACGCGACGGAAGCCCAGCAGCACCTGGTGCAGCGCGCCGCAGCGGTCGAATTATTGCAAACGGCACCGCAACAGACCCAATTATTTTTACCTCCACACGCCCGAATGGTCAAAAGCGTCGCGGAGATGGAGGCGGAATTGTGTTGAATGGGTTAGCGCCCAACAACGGTCCCGGCGGTATTCTTGTCGGTGAAGGTAACACTGGTATTCATGGCGGGAATACACCAATGGATACCAGCGGCATTTTCCGCTATGTTCGCATTGAGTTTGGCGGCACAAAAATTACGCCCGACAACGAAGTAAATGGTTGGACCTTTAATAGCACAGGTGCTGGAACAGTTTGCGAATATCTGCAAGCCCACTTTATTGCGGATGACGGCTTCGAGTGGTTTGGTGGCACGGTCGACGGCAGATACTTGGTCGCAACAGGCGTCGACGACGATATGTTTGATATGGATAACTCCTACTGTGGTCGCTTGCAGTTCCTTGTCGGTGTTGAAGACCGTGCTTTGGCAAACCGTGGCTATGAGATTGACAACGATGCTACAGGCTCAACAGCTCGCTCTACACTTGGTGTCTTGACCTGTCCTACCGTCTACAATGTAACGCTCATCGGGGCGGGTGTGGCTCGAGCTGGAGATGACAACAACGACGGCATTTATGTGCGCCGTAACGCGCAAGGGCTGTTCTGGAATCACATCGTTGTGAACTTTGGCGGCTTTGGTTTCGTGGTAGATGGCTCTGCTTCTCGCGGTCAGTTTGACCGAGATTCACTCTTTGTTAGAAACTCTATTATGCTGAACCGTGGTCTCTTGCCACTGGGAACAGGCACGGCGAAAGTAGACTCACTAGTTGCTTGGGGAGCGTTCCGTGCGGGCACGCCAGCTGTTTATGATACCGCAGGCTTCTATGGCAGAGCAAATGCGTGGGGAGTTAGAACGGTCAACCCACAGCTTGTAGGCCTAACGAGCGCAATTCTTAACGGGACAGCCAATCCAATCAGTGGTCAGCCGCTCGACCTGCGTCCGCAAGCTGGCTCGCCTGCACTGACGGGCGGCGCAAGACCGCGTAACTTCTCGCGCTTCCCGGGCGACAATGCAAACTTCTTTGATACAACTGCCACATTCATTGGAGCATTCAACCAAACAACCAACTGGATGTCAGGCTGGACTGTATGGGCAACGAATGCAACGACCTTCAATCTTGTCTCGCGTGTCGTTGAAGAGAGAGCACTTGAGAGTCGCCCAACTCGCTTTGAACTCTCGCAAAACTATCCGAATCCATTTAACCCCACTACAAACATTCGTTTTAGCCTACCAAGCTCGGAAGTGGTAACGCTGAAAATCTATGACATCACAGGGCGAGAGGTCGCTACGCTCATTAACGGAGAGCGCCGTGCAGCAGGGGTCTATCAGCTTACCTACGATGCATCAGCCCTTGCTAGTGGCGTTTATCTCTATCGCTTGCAAGCAGGTTCATTTGTAGATACCAAAAAGATGACGCTAATCAAGTAAGCCTTCTTGCCACAACCCACTGGGGAGCGCAGCCTGAAAAATGGCTGCGCTCTTTGACTTTAAGAAGACTATGAACCGCTTTTCTGTCTGGTTTTTCATTCTAACTCTTACTTTTTTCGCTCTCTCGTGCCAAAAGGGAGAGCGAAGCACTCAGCAAGCTGACACGATTGACCCGAAGCGGCTGGCAATTTCTCACGATATGCCGCAGCTACCAAAGCCATACCCCTACCCTGAACCACTACCCGATAGCGTAAAGCAGCGTCAGCTCTCACATAGTGCTAGAACGCCTGAGGAACTTATTGATATTGCATTAGAAGCTTTGGCTAAGCGCGACACAGCGACGCTGAAAAACATTATGATTAACGAGTATGAATTTCGAAATTGGCTTTGGCCTGAATTTCCTGCCAGCTTGCCAGTGATGAATATCTCACCTGATTTTGCATGGCAAAACCTGCTCCAGAACTCTGAAAAAGGGTTGCGTCTTGCGCTGGAAAAATATGGCGGGAAAAAATTCTCATATGTCTCACATCGCTTCCTCAAAGGGCAGGACTACTACCAAACCTTCATCGTGCATACGCAAACGCGCGTTGTAATTGCAGACTCGTTAGGGCGACAGCGCGAGATGAAAGAGCTCGGTTCGTTCGTTGAAATGAACGGCCGCTATAAACTAATGAGCTACCGCGACAGGGACTGAAGTCTCATTCTCCTACGTGCAGCGTTGAAACGTATCACGCCGAAAAGCGATTTATAGCCGAAAAAACTAAGCAGGCAGCTTGAGGCAGGAACTTATCTGCCGCGCGCTACACGCACCTGCTCACAAATTCAGAGAAAACTTCACCAATGCAACTTTCGGCTTCACTGAGGCACGATGTCTGGCACGACCTCACCGACTCTGGTTCATATGAATGGTGGTATTTTGATGCCCTTGATGAAAGCCAGACTTACTCCTTTGTCGCGATTTGGTTCTCGGGCTTTCCCTTCTCACCGTATTATTTAAGGCGATATGTGCAGTCTCAGCGGTCTCAGCAAGCCTTGTGCGCCAACCCACTTGAGCATGTCGCATTCAGTTTCAACCTATATAAGCACGGCAGAGAAGTCATCAATTTCATCAAAGAAGGGGGAGCGGAGCTATTTTCTGCCTCGCGCAACGAACCGTTTGCTCGCTTTGAGCGCAATGTGTTTTATTTTGATGCAGAAAGCCAGACCTTCCACTTGAACCTAAATTTTGAGATGCCATTGCGGCGCAAAAAAGTGCGTGCGCAGCTCTGCTTTCATATTCGCCCAATTGAAGGCTTGCAGCAACTTTCTCGCTTTTCTTCTACCTCGCCGACACATGCTTGGGTGCTGGCGTCTCCCTCTAACGACGTAACAGGGGAACTACAAGTCTATGACGGCAAAACGTGGGAAATTATTTCCTTCAAGGGGCGAGGGTATCACGACCACAACTACGGACGCACGCCGATGAACACCGATATTGAGCATTGGTATTGGGGGCGCGCACATTCGCACGACTTTGATTTGGTCTACTACCTGACGACCTACCGAGATAGAGCGCACAAACCATTCAGCTTTCTTTTGCTCACACAAAATGAGCGCGTGCTGGCAATTGAAGATGACCTCGTTGCAACAGAACACGAGCATGCGCGGCGATTCTTTTCGCCACGCTACGGTCGCCGATTTTCCCTTACAAACGAGCGCCTCTCATTCGATATTGAGCACTTGCAAGCGCTAGATGCAGGGCCGTTCTACCTACGCTTCAATTCTAAGTTCACGCTCTGGCGCGAAGATGGGCATGCGATTGAGCTCTGTGGGATTTCTGAGTCATTACATCCGCAAAACCTAAACTCAGGTTTAGTGCGGCACCTTATCAAGAGCAAAATTTGGCGGGCAGGGAGACTGTCGGTGATGTACACACTCTACAACTTTTTTGCTCAGCTGTTTGAGGTCGGAACGAAAAAAATTCTGCCCGTTGTTCCAGAGACAGCCACGGACGAATGAAAAGTTTTCGCTATGTTCGCACACGGCTTTAACGCTGCAAGGCAACATTTCACCGCTGAGGCAGCAACGCAACTCTCAAATCACAAACCTTGAGGAGAACCTGAACAATGGCTCAAATTGTCAGAGGCGAATATGACCGCTCAAAGCGCCTTGCTGTAATTTCTGAGACTGACCAAGAGCGTCGTGAAGCGGTCGAGCAGGCACAAAAAGCTGTCCAAGAAGGCGCTGCAACAATGGGAACAGGTCGGCGCGATGTGCTGAACATTATCGTGGGGGCTTTGGCGACCGCATTTATCCTCCCTGTGCTCTATGTGATTGGTCGCTTCGTCGTTCCGCCTGAGCGCAAAAAGAAGGAGGAAACTTCTGTCGTGGTAGCAAAAACTTCAGACGTTCCACCTAATACAGGCAAAATCGTGCTCTTCAACAATCAGAAGCTGCTCCTGATGAATGTGGGAGGCGAGTATAAGGCTATCTCGGCTATCTGCACGCACCTGCAGTGCATTGTGCAGTGGAAACAAGATGAGCAAGTCGTCTGGTGCGCATGCCACAATGCCAAATACACCAGTGACGGCGAAAAAATCTCTGGCCCGCAGCCGGCAGGACTCGCCAAATATGTGGTAAAAGTTAAAGACGATAACATTGTGGTCGAAAAAGCATAACTCGCATAACTAAAAATTACTGAAGGGAGTAATCGCTATGGCAGAACTTGTCTCAACCAAGAATCCAACAACGCAGACTGCGGCAGCTGGCAGTGGTGCAGCCACTGCAAACGGTGCTTCTAAGGGATCTGGCTTGCAGGAGTGGCTCAATGTGCGCATTGGGTCAATGACCTATGCAATTGACTACCTTAGCAAAAAAGCTGTGCCAATTCACCGTCATTCTATCTGGTACTACTTCGGTGGACTCACGCTCTTCTTTTTCGTTATCCAAATCATTACCGGGTTGCTGCTCCTGCTTTACTACAAGCCCACCGAAAAGGAAGCATTTGACTCTTTCGTTTATATCCAAAAAGAGGTCGCCTTTGGTTGGCTGATTCGTCAGGTGCATAGCTGGTCAGCAAACCTGATGACACTGATGATGTTTATCCATATGTTCAGCGCATACTTTATGAAAGCCTATCGCAAACCACGCGAGCTGATGTGGCTAACAGGCTTTGTGCTGTGTCTTCTGACGCTGGGTTTAGGCTTTACAGGATACTTGCTCCCTTGGAATGAACTGGCCTTCTTTGCGACGCAAGTCGGCATCTCAATTCCAGGGACTATCGGCAGTATGCCGTTGATTGGTCAGTATATCGGACCGTTTGTAACGGAGATAACTGCCAAAGTTTTAGGCGCAGACATTGTGATGATTGATGGTAAGCCTATTCCGCAGGTAACAGGCGACACGCTGACGCGAATGTTTGGCTTCCATGTTGTCTTGCTGCCTGGCATTACCTTGCTGGTGCTCTCTGCGCATCTGCTCCTTGTGCAGACATTGGGCAACTCTGTGCCAATTGGTTACCGCGAGCGCGGTCTAGTCAAAGGCGAAGAGCCATTTTTCCCGAACTTCCTGATGAAAGACTTTATTGGCTGGATGATTGGTTTTGCCGTGCTCATTTTCCTTGCCGTAATGTTCCCATGGGAGATTGGCGTCAAGCTCGACCCAGTCAATTCTGCACCAAGCCCTGAAATTAAACCAGAATGGTATTTCTGGGCACAGTTCCAATTCCTAAAGCAAGTGCCGGGCTGGGTTGCCGCAATTTTCTTAGGTGCGGCAGTTGTTGTGTGGGCACTCGTGCCTTTTCTTGATAAGAAAGCCTCACGTGAAGAGAAAAGCCCCGCTTTCACCATCTTTGGTATCTTAACACTGGCATTTTTCCTCTTTGAGTCGTTCCTTGTCTACTACAACTATTCGCTCACGCACAAGCACGGACCTTGGTTCTAAATTCAGCAAGATGAGCAAAAAGAAGAGGCGGCTGAAAAAGCCGCCTTTTGCTTCACTGAAAGCGCTGTGAACCGTGCATTGCAGGGTTTATCACGCTTTGCTGCATTGACAGATTAATGTGGGAGAAGCTTTTCCGCTGCAATAGGCAATAAGCAATGCTGCCACAGCACATTTGCGTTTGAATGCTAAATACTTAATTTCGTCGAACCTACACGACCTTTTCAAACAAAGTAGCAGGGAGATTTTAACTATGGCTGAGCTGATTACAATTGAGCGCCATATTCTCGAGCAGCAGCGCAATTTTCCGGGCGCTAGCGGTGAGCTGACCCAACTGCTTTACGACATAACCTTTGCTGCCAAGTTAGTCCGCCGTGAAGTCATTCGCGCAGGACTGGTCGATATTCTGGGGTCTGCAGGCTCTACCAACATACAGGGCGAAGAAGTCAAAAAGCTGGACAAGTTCGCTCATGAGAAGTTCATTCAAGGGATTGGGCATCATGGACGTTTTGCGGTGATGGCATCTGAAGAAAGTGATGATATTATCATTCCGCCAGTAGAATCATCTGGCAAATATGTCCTGCTCTTTGACCCACTCGATGGTTCTTCAAACATTGATGCAAACGTAAGTGTCGGAACCATTTTCTCTATCTACAAACGCAAATCACCTGTAGGCACACCTGCAACCGTGCAAGACTGTCTGCAGCGTGGCTTAGAACAAGTCGCAGCCGGCTATGTGATTTATGGCTCTTCTGTAATGTTAGTCTATACGACAGGGCAAGGCGTGCACGGTTTTACCTTAGACCCGACGATTGGTGAGTTCCTACTGTCGCATCCCAACATCACGATTCCAAAGCGCGGCAAAATTTACTCAATTAACGAGGGCTACTACCGATATTTCTTTGACGGTATCAAGAAGTATATCAAATACCTTCAACAAGAAGACAAAGCCACCAATCGTCCCTATTCGGGGCGGTATATTGGTTCGCTGGTTGCAGATTTCCATCGCAATTTGCTCTACGGAGGGATTTTCATCTATCCGCGCACGAAAAAAGCGCCAGAGGGGAAACTTCGTTTGCTCTATGAAGCAAATCCACTGGCCTTTGTATGCGAGCAAGCTGGCGGACGCGCCACAGATGGATACAGACGCATTTTGGAAATCGTGCCTGAAAAGCTGCATCAGCGCACGCCACTCTTCATTGGCAGCGAAGAAGATGTCAAGATTGCGGAAGAATTTGAGCAAGGCTTGCGAGAAGTGGAGCACGACCGTGAGCTAATTCCAAGTATGCTGGCTGAAGTCTCACGTGCAGAATCGACGTTGCTACGCTGAGCAAATTTCTACAAAAAATCTGACAAGGCGTTTGACTTTTTGAGGTCAAACGCCTATTTTTGCGGGCTCTATTTGAAACGGATTTTACCAATGAAGCTAGACACACAGAGTTTTCGCACCTATTCAGCGAAGCCACTTGAAGTGCCTCGCAAATGGTATCTGGTGAATGCAGAGGGCAAGACTTTAGGACGACTGGTCTCTCGCATTGCTGCAATTTTGCGCGGCAAGCATAAGCCACAATTTACGCCGCATATTGATACGGGCGATTTTGTAGTGGTCATCAATGCTGAGAAAGTAAAACTAACAGGCTCAAAGCCGCAAAAGAAGTTGTATTACCATAACACGCTCTATCCGGGCGGCGCACGCTGGGAAAAATTTGCAGACATTCTGCAAAGGAAGCCCGAGCGCATTATTGAGGACGCCGTGTGGGGAATGCTGCCCAAGAACAACTTAGGGCGAAAAATCTATAAGAAGTTAAAAGTCTATGCAGGACCCAATCACCCACACGCAGCACAAAAACCTGAACCTCTTGAAATTTCGTAACGCATTTTATGCCTGAGATAATAGCAACCGTTGGGCGACGCAAAACGGCAGTTGCCCGTGCATTCGTGAAAGCAGGAAGCGGAAAGATTCTGATTAACGACCGTCCAATTGAGAATTACTTTCCCGTAGAGGAACAACGCAACGATGCCTTGAAACCACTGTCCGTAACGGATAATCTGGGCAAGTTTGACATCAAGGTGAATGTAAAGGGAGGAGGCGTAAGTGGTCAGGTTGGAGCGGTGCGCCTTGCAATTGCGCGCGCATTAGTCGAGTATGATGAAAATTTAAGGCCGACACTACGCAAGGACGGTTTACTGACACGCGACCCAAGAATGGTTGAGCGCAAAAAATACGGTCGCCGTAAAGCACGTCGCCGCTTCCAATTCTCGAAGCGCTAAGCCATCTGAGGCTAAGATGCGACAATCTGGATGCGGAAATTGATGCTCACACAACGCATACTTTGCTGAACCTTAGGGTTCAAAATCGCTCGGGGAGTGTTTAGCTGTTTCCGCTAAATCCCGACGATAGTGGCAAAGTAGAGGTTTAACTCAACCAAACACACTGAACTATGCCTAGACTTCAAATTGAAGACCTGCTCAAAGCCGGTGCGCACTTTGGTCATCTGACCCGCCGATGGAACCCCAAAATGAAGCCGTATATCTTTATGGAGAAGAACGGCATTCATATCATTGATTTGAAAAAGACTGTGCAGATGGCAGAAGATGCGCTGAATGCGGTAGAAGCAATTGCCAGCACTGGTAAAGATATTCTCTTTGTGGGCACAAAGAAGCAAGCCAAAGCGATTATCGCAGAGCAAGCGGAGCGCTGCGGAATGCCATACGTCTCAGAACGCTGGTTAGGGGGAATGCTCACAAACTTCTCGACGATTCGCCAAAGCATTCGCCGCCTCAATGCAATTGAGCGAATGGAAAATGACGGCACTTTCGACATTATCACCAAAAAAGAGCGCCTGATGCTTACGCGCGAAAAAGAAAAGCTGCTAAAGGTGCTGGGCGGCATTACAGAAATGACACGCTTGCCTGCTGCGCTGTATGTGGTCGATGTCAAGAAAGAACACATTGCTGTGAAGGAAGCTAACCTCCTGGGCATTCCTGTCGTGGCAATGGTCGATACCAACTGTGACCCTGAACTGGTTACGCACATTATCCCTGCAAATGATGACTCAATTCGCTCGATTGAACTTATCACAACCGCTGTAGCTGATGCAATTTTGAATGCCACGACAGCACAAAAAGAAGAGGACACTGAAGAAGTCGAAGCAGAAGAGAAATGATTTTGGAAAAAACCGTGATGCACTCACGGTTTTTTCGCATCGGATAACCCTATAAAACCCAATATGGCAGAAATTTCAGCAAAGCTCGTCAAGGAACTGCGCGACAGAACAGGCGCAGGAATGGCAGATTGCAAAAAAGCGCTTGAGGCAACTGAGGGCGATATGGAGGCTGCAATTAAGTGGCTGCGAGAGCGTGGAGCCGCTGCAGCTGCCAAGCGTGCTGACCGAGAAGCCAAAGAAGGCATTATTGCCGTGGCACAAACGGACGATAAGAAAGCAGCAGCAATGGTTGAAGTAAACTGCGAAACAGACTTCGTTGCGCGAAGTGAGGCATTCGTGAATTTTGCAAATGAAGTCGCAGCCTTAGCCTTGAAGTATCGCACAAAGACACGAGAAGCACTGTTGGAACTCACAATGGGCGGTGAGTTCAATACCAGCGTAGCGAAAGCGGCTGAGATTATGGTCGGTAAGGTAGGTGAGAAAGTTGAAATCAGCCGTGTAGCACTTTTGGAAGCGCAGGAGGGCATAGTTGTGGCCTACACGCACCCTGGTGCAAAGCTGGCATCGCTGGTGCATCTGTCAGGCCTAAATGGCAAAGATGACTCTATTGCGAAAGATATTGCGATGCAAGTGGCTGCAGCCGCACCAGTTGCCTTAGACCGAAAAAGTGTGCCTAAGGAAATGATTGAAAGAGAAGCAGAGATTTATCGGCAGCAGGCGCTAAACGAAAAGAAGCCAGAGGCTGTGATTGAAAGAATTGTAGCAGGTAGAATTGAGAAGATGTATCAAGACGTGGCACTGCTTGAGCAGCCGTTCATCAAGGATAGCAGCAAAACTGTAACAGAAGTGCTCAAAGAGGCGTCTGAGCGCCTACAAGCTACGCTCACCGTGCATCAATTTGTGCGGTTTCAATTAGGCGAAAAGGGATAAACAAAGTAGTCTCGCTATCAGGCGAGACTTCTTTTTTACAAATTCTGATGCAAGTATGTCAGCACTCAAATACAAACGAATTTTGCTCAAGCTCAGTGGCGAATCTCTAATGGGTGATAAGGGCTATGGTATTGATGGAGAAGTGCTAAATAAATTCGCTGCAGAGATTGCCGAAGTGCACGAGTTGGGCGTAGAAGTGGCAATTGTAATTGGCGGTGGGAATATCTTTCGCGGCGTCTCTAAGGCTGCCGAGTATATGGACCGTGTTCAGGCGGACCATATGGGTATGCTGGCAACTGTGATTAATGCGCTTGCACTGCAAGATGCATTGGAGCGGCGAGGCGTCTTTACGCGCCTACAGACCGCTATCAAAATGGAACAAATTGCTGAGCCATTTATTCGTCGCCGTGCAATTCGACACTTGGAAAAGCGACGTGTAGTAATTTTTGGTGCAGGCACAGGTAATCCTTACTTCACAACCGACACTGCGGCAGCCTTGCGTGCAATTGAAATTGAAGCTGATGTAATCATTAAAGGCACGCGCGTCAACGGCATCTACGCTGAAGATCCAGAGAAAAATCCATCTGCGCAATTCTTCCCAAAAATTACCTACCTTGATGTCTTACGCAAAAATTTGCGTGTAATGGATCTGACAGCTATTACGCTTTGCCAAGAAAACATGCTCCCCATCGTGGTGATGAATATGAACATAGAGGGTAACCTTAAACGGCTCATCATCGGAGAAGAGGTGGGGAGTCTGGTGAACTAAGCAACAAGTAGCATTACAGCGCCTACGCCTGCAAGCACAAGCCCAAAGCCAAGCACACTCAGCCAGGTCAGTTTTGCTGCCCAATGTTCCCATTCGGTCTCTGCGCGATACTTCGCACTTCCAACAAAGAACGCTGTGATGCCCGTGGCGAACAGTGCAATTGCCAGAATCTTCATATCTTGATAGACAAATGGCTGAGTGCAATTGCAACATAATGAAAGTTTGCCAAAAATTAAGACACTGGTATTGCCTAATTGTAACTAACCGACTTTGGCATACACTCAATACGCTCGCCTTGCTCCTGCTGTTTTCGTGCTTGCAGGCACAAACGCTCGAGCCGCAACTTTGGCCACGCACACCCACTGCTACACTGGATACGGCATTGCTATTTGGCGCAGTGCGTAGCACACCGGCCGTTGCATCGCAAGCCTTAGCACCGCCGAATTACACCGTCAATGCAGGTGATGGGCTGTTTATCGGCATCTATTCCCAGACTTACACATCTTATCAGCTGACCGTAACGCCAGAAGGTAAAATCATTTTACCGCGAGTTGGCGAACTGGAGGTAAAAAATCTCACTATCCCAGAGCTGAAAGCACGGCTGACGGCGATGCTAAGCAAGACATACAAGCGTGCTGAGGTAAGCGTGGCTCTCGTGTCGCTACGCAGCTTTGAGGTTGAAATTTTGGGCGAGACACTCTACCCAACTAAGGTGCGTGTAAGCGCCGCCGAACGTATCTCTGATGCCTTAGCAAAGAGCGGGGTCGTGCTGCGAACAGCATCTTTACGACAAATTACCCTGCGGCGCAGTAACCCTGATACCACGATGCAATTAGACCTTTTGCCATACTATCGGCTGCTGGAAACAAGAGACAATCACTATCTCAGAGAAGGGGATGTGATATTTCTCACACGGCGCGTGGATAGCATCAGAGTAGTGGGTGAGGTACGATATCCGGGTAGCTATGAGTTTCATCCAAGCGATTCACTGTATCGGGCAATTGCGTTTGCAGGAGGGGTGTTAGAGTCTGCCTACTTAGATTCGGTCGAGATTATCCGATACACGGACGATAGGCTTTCCCGAAAAAGTTTGTTTGTGAGCATCAAGGGCTTTCCGAGCAATGCAAATGTGCCGCTTCAGCGAGGCGATATTGTGGTCGTGCGGCGCATTCCTAAGATTTTTCCAGAGGAAACGGTAGAACTGCGTGGAGAAGTTCGCTTTCCTGGCATTTACCGCATTGAGCCGAAAAAAACACGCCTCCTTGATGTGATTCAGGCTGCGGGTGGTTTCACCAAAGAAGCATCGCTCGAGGAAGCAGCTATTGTACGTCCCTCTGCGGCTCGCACCCTAGACCCCAAAGCCTTCGTGAGCGATAACCCCGACGACGATGATGCACAGTATCTTAAAGCACGCATGCGCGAGCGTCCGGGCAAAATGTCCGTCAACTTCAAGACATTGATGCAGGAAAAAGTCGAGTCGGAAAACATTGTCTTAGAGCCGAATGATATTATTGAAGTGCCGCGCTTCCAAAATTATATCAATGTGATTGGGCGTGTGATTGAACCTGGCAATGTGGAGTATCAGCCGAACCTAACCATCAAAGATTACATTGCGCTGGCAGGTGGGTTAGGCAAGCGTGCCGATGAAGGACGCATCAGCGTCATTAAGCCAAATACAGGCGATGTGATTGAAGCAAGCAAAGTCAAGGTCTTGGAGCCAGGCGACACGATTTTAGTGCCTGAGCTGCCGCGTAAGACTTGGCTGCAGTCAGCTTGGGAGATTTTTCGGGATGGAGTAGTGGTCATCGGAAGCATTGCAACCACCACACTGGTGATTCTTACGATCATTCGAGGACAGTAATGAACGAAGAAACGGCGTTGGGTAACGGTAGGACTTGGGCAAAACCGATGCTGCTGCGCCATTACCTCGAGCTTATCTTAGAAAACGCGGGGTTTATGGCG
The genomic region above belongs to Chloroherpetonaceae bacterium and contains:
- a CDS encoding SLBB domain-containing protein, whose amino-acid sequence is MKVCQKLRHWYCLIVTNRLWHTLNTLALLLLFSCLQAQTLEPQLWPRTPTATLDTALLFGAVRSTPAVASQALAPPNYTVNAGDGLFIGIYSQTYTSYQLTVTPEGKIILPRVGELEVKNLTIPELKARLTAMLSKTYKRAEVSVALVSLRSFEVEILGETLYPTKVRVSAAERISDALAKSGVVLRTASLRQITLRRSNPDTTMQLDLLPYYRLLETRDNHYLREGDVIFLTRRVDSIRVVGEVRYPGSYEFHPSDSLYRAIAFAGGVLESAYLDSVEIIRYTDDRLSRKSLFVSIKGFPSNANVPLQRGDIVVVRRIPKIFPEETVELRGEVRFPGIYRIEPKKTRLLDVIQAAGGFTKEASLEEAAIVRPSAARTLDPKAFVSDNPDDDDAQYLKARMRERPGKMSVNFKTLMQEKVESENIVLEPNDIIEVPRFQNYINVIGRVIEPGNVEYQPNLTIKDYIALAGGLGKRADEGRISVIKPNTGDVIEASKVKVLEPGDTILVPELPRKTWLQSAWEIFRDGVVVIGSIATTTLVILTIIRGQ